A segment of the Bordetella flabilis genome:
TTGCCGGGCAATTCGGCTATGCCGCCGTCTACCTGCTCGGCGCCGGCTGCGCGCTGCTCGGCGCCGTGCTCGCGGCCGCGTCCCGTCCTCAGCAATCTTGATCTCCAACTATTGTGGACGGTGCAACGTACCGCCACTCATCCAGGGAAAAAATCATGTCTCGCATTTTCATTTCCGGATCTTCCACCGGCCTCGGCCTGATGGCAGCCGAGTTGTTGGTCCAGCAAGGTCATTACGTCGTGCTTCACGCCCGCAATACTGATCGCGCGAAGGATGCACGGGCCGCGTTGCCTCAGGCACAGGGCGTGGTCGTCGGCGACGTGGAGACCATCGCCGGTGCCAAGGACATCGCGGCACAGGTCAACGCATTGGGTCGCTTCGATGCCGTCATCCATAACGCCGCGGTCGGTTACCGTGAAGCCCGCCGTGAGACCAGCGACGGCTTGCCGCATGTCTTTGCGATCAACACCCTGTCGGCCTACATCCTCACGGCGTTGATCGAGCGTCCCCAGCGGTTGGTTTATCTGAGCTCCGGCATGCACCACCATGCGGGGTCCGACCTGGACGACATCCTCTGGCGCACGCGCCGCTGGAATGGCCCGGAAGCCTACGCCGAAAGCAAACTGCACGATGCCATGCTGTCCTTTGCCATCGCGCGTCGATGGCCAGATGTGTTTTCCAATGCGCTGGAACCGGGGTGGGTGCCGACCAAAATGGGCGGGCCGGGCGCGCCCGACGACATGAACCAGGCACATCGTACCCAGGCGTGGCTCGCCGCGGGCGATGACCCGAAAGCGGACGTCACCGGGCGGTACTTCTACCATCTGAAGCCCATGGCGCCGAATCCGGCGGCGCGCGATCCTGCTTTGCAGGACCGCTTGATCGATATCTGTGAGGAAGTCTCGGGGATCATGCTGCCGTCCTGAGTGGCACAACCTTCGTATATCCCCGACCGTCCGAGGTAGCTGGGATCGGCATGGAACTTCGGCATCTTGCCGACCTCAAGGGAGGTTACGGAGACCCTGATGATGCGGCGCCAGTCATGGCAATTGATCACGAAGCGGGCGCCGGACAACGCCCCGGTCCAGTCGGCCCTTTACCGGGCCGGAACGGTGAACGATCCGTCGGGGTACTGGCTGCACATGAA
Coding sequences within it:
- a CDS encoding SDR family NAD(P)-dependent oxidoreductase, whose amino-acid sequence is MSRIFISGSSTGLGLMAAELLVQQGHYVVLHARNTDRAKDARAALPQAQGVVVGDVETIAGAKDIAAQVNALGRFDAVIHNAAVGYREARRETSDGLPHVFAINTLSAYILTALIERPQRLVYLSSGMHHHAGSDLDDILWRTRRWNGPEAYAESKLHDAMLSFAIARRWPDVFSNALEPGWVPTKMGGPGAPDDMNQAHRTQAWLAAGDDPKADVTGRYFYHLKPMAPNPAARDPALQDRLIDICEEVSGIMLPS